In Chitinivibrionales bacterium, the genomic window ACTGTTCCATCGAATCGGCGCCTTCCTTGATAAGAAGCCCCCAGGAACTCATGGGCGGCTGTACGCCAAGACCTAAAAAGCTGAGAAATGCCTCAAGCAGCATGACCTGCGGAATCGTTAATGTCGTATAAACAATTATCGGTCCTAAAACATTGGGTATCAGGTGACGGACTACAATTTTGTGAAGCGGCAGGCCCATTGCAGCAGCGGCTTCGATAAATTCCTGTTTTTTCAAGGTCAGCACCTGGCCTCTGATTATCCGCGCCATGGTCAGCCACTCAACCGCACCGATTGCGCAGAACAAAAGTACGATATTTCTTCCGAAAAACACCATGAGAATGATCACGAAAATGGTGAAAGGAAAGGCATACATGATATCGATAAAACGCATCAGCGCAGAATCGGTTTTTCCGCCCAGGTAGCCCGAAACCGCGCCATAGAGAACACCAATAACCAGTGAAACCGCGGTTGCGCTGAAACCGACCAGGAAGGAGATTTGCCCTCCGTAAAGAATGCGGGTCAGGAGGTCTCGTCCTAAAATATCGGTTCCCAGAAGGTGTTTCATGGATGGACCGGATGCCCCCAGTGCCAGGTCCTGTGCGGAATAGGAATAGGGCGCGATCAGTGGCGCCAGCAGCGACAGCAGTATCGTCGTTATCAGGCAGAAAAAGCCGAACACGGCAGCCTTGTTCCTTACCAGGCGGTAAAAGGCATCTTTATACAACGAGGTTCCTTTTTCGATGTCCGGTTTCATCATTCACCAAGCCTGATACGGG contains:
- a CDS encoding ABC transporter permease subunit encodes the protein MMKPDIEKGTSLYKDAFYRLVRNKAAVFGFFCLITTILLSLLAPLIAPYSYSAQDLALGASGPSMKHLLGTDILGRDLLTRILYGGQISFLVGFSATAVSLVIGVLYGAVSGYLGGKTDSALMRFIDIMYAFPFTIFVIILMVFFGRNIVLLFCAIGAVEWLTMARIIRGQVLTLKKQEFIEAAAAMGLPLHKIVVRHLIPNVLGPIIVYTTLTIPQVMLLEAFLSFLGLGVQPPMSSWGLLIKEGADSMEQYWWLLIFPGLALSITLFSLNFLGDGLRDALDPRAAKD